A genomic window from Candidatus Kouleothrix ribensis includes:
- a CDS encoding MbtH family protein → MNRDEQEDTTIYTVVVNHEEQYSIWPADRELPLGWREVGKSGLKAECLDYIKEVWTDMRPLSLRKKMEEDERRRAEQG, encoded by the coding sequence ATGAACCGCGATGAGCAAGAAGACACGACGATCTATACTGTCGTCGTCAACCACGAAGAGCAGTATTCAATCTGGCCGGCCGATCGCGAGCTTCCGCTAGGTTGGCGCGAAGTGGGCAAGAGCGGCCTCAAAGCGGAATGCCTCGACTATATCAAAGAGGTTTGGACCGATATGCGCCCACTCAGCCTGCGCAAGAAGATGGAGGAGGACGAGCGCCGTCGCGCCGAGCAGGGCTAG
- the aroF gene encoding 3-deoxy-7-phosphoheptulonate synthase gives MIVIMRASATDANITAIQHRLEEYQLQGRLIRGEERTIIGVVGAAIPPTLQEEIERFEGVQETARITRPYKLAAREFHPHDTIVDVRGVKVGDGSCVVIAGPCAVESADQILSTARAAREAGANMLRGGAFKPRSSPYTFRGMGEEALKLMAQARAETGLPIVTEVMTPTDVALVARYADVLQIGARNMQNYQLLEEVGRTGMPTLLKRGLSATIEEWLLSAEYVIAQGNPNVILCERGIRTFETATRNTMDLNAVALAKRRSHLPVIADPSHGTGKWYLVPPLALASVAAGADGLILEIHPDPDRAKSDGGQSLTLENFAALMPRIAAVAGALGRSMAARA, from the coding sequence ATGATCGTCATTATGCGCGCGTCGGCCACCGACGCAAACATCACAGCCATCCAGCACCGGCTGGAGGAGTATCAGCTCCAGGGTCGCCTGATCCGCGGCGAAGAGCGTACCATCATCGGCGTGGTCGGCGCAGCCATCCCACCGACCCTGCAGGAGGAGATCGAGCGCTTCGAGGGTGTGCAAGAGACCGCGCGGATCACCCGGCCCTACAAACTGGCCGCGCGCGAGTTCCACCCGCACGACACAATCGTCGACGTGCGCGGCGTAAAGGTCGGCGATGGCTCGTGCGTGGTGATCGCCGGGCCTTGCGCGGTCGAGAGTGCCGATCAGATCCTCAGCACCGCGCGTGCCGCCCGCGAGGCCGGCGCAAACATGCTGCGCGGCGGTGCGTTCAAGCCGCGCTCGTCGCCCTACACCTTCCGCGGCATGGGCGAAGAGGCGCTCAAGCTCATGGCCCAGGCCCGCGCCGAAACCGGCCTGCCGATTGTGACCGAGGTGATGACGCCGACCGATGTGGCGCTGGTGGCGCGCTACGCCGACGTGTTGCAGATCGGCGCGCGCAACATGCAGAACTACCAGCTGCTCGAAGAGGTCGGCCGCACCGGCATGCCTACGCTGCTCAAGCGCGGCCTCTCGGCCACGATCGAGGAGTGGCTGCTCAGCGCCGAGTATGTGATCGCCCAGGGCAACCCGAACGTCATTCTGTGCGAGCGCGGCATCCGCACCTTCGAGACCGCCACGCGCAACACCATGGATCTGAACGCCGTGGCGCTGGCCAAGCGCCGCTCGCACCTGCCGGTGATCGCCGATCCAAGCCACGGCACCGGCAAGTGGTACCTGGTGCCGCCACTGGCACTGGCCTCGGTCGCGGCCGGCGCCGACGGCCTGATCCTCGAGATCCACCCCGACCCCGACCGGGCCAAGAGCGACGGCGGCCAGTCGCTCACGCTCGAGAACTTCGCCGCGCTCATGCCGCGCATCGCCGCCGTGGCCGGCGCGCTCGGCCGCAGCATGGCCGCGCGGGCGTGA
- the mutM gene encoding bifunctional DNA-formamidopyrimidine glycosylase/DNA-(apurinic or apyrimidinic site) lyase, producing the protein MPELPEVEHAARSLGAQITGRRIVAITKLDWERMVEAPSSDRFRELIQGRMVGAVGRRAKWIVMTLDDGWTLALHLRMSGALTVHSPADSPDRHTHLVLLLDDHRQVFFHDTRKFGRVRLLDATGLAALDTAHGIEPLTAAFTPARLGALLHQRHTHLKPLLLDQRVIAGIGNIYADEALWNARLHPLRPSDSLTDDEIARLHAGVRQALLQGIEHGGSTLRDYRNGYGQAGSHQQHFNAYDRQGQPCRRCGTPIEKTVVAQRGTHVCPHCQPQV; encoded by the coding sequence ATGCCCGAGCTACCCGAAGTCGAACACGCCGCGCGCAGCCTGGGCGCGCAAATCACTGGCCGCCGGATCGTCGCTATCACCAAACTCGACTGGGAGCGCATGGTCGAGGCGCCCTCCAGCGATCGTTTTCGTGAGCTGATCCAGGGGCGCATGGTTGGTGCGGTTGGCCGGCGCGCCAAGTGGATCGTGATGACCCTCGACGACGGCTGGACGCTCGCGCTGCATCTGCGCATGTCTGGCGCGCTGACGGTACATAGCCCCGCCGACTCCCCCGATCGGCATACGCACCTGGTGCTGCTGCTCGACGACCACCGCCAGGTGTTCTTCCACGACACTCGCAAGTTTGGGCGTGTGCGCCTGCTCGACGCTACCGGCCTGGCCGCGCTCGACACCGCCCACGGCATCGAGCCGCTCACTGCGGCATTCACGCCCGCGCGCTTGGGCGCGCTGCTACACCAGCGCCACACCCACCTCAAGCCGCTGCTGCTCGACCAACGCGTGATCGCTGGGATCGGCAACATCTACGCCGACGAGGCGCTGTGGAATGCCCGGCTGCACCCGCTGCGCCCGAGCGATAGCCTCACCGATGACGAGATCGCGCGGCTGCACGCGGGCGTGCGGCAGGCGCTGCTGCAGGGCATCGAGCATGGCGGCAGCACCCTGCGCGACTATCGCAATGGCTATGGCCAGGCCGGCAGCCACCAGCAGCACTTCAATGCCTACGATCGGCAAGGCCAGCCCTGCCGGCGCTGCGGCACACCGATCGAGAAGACTGTGGTGGCCCAGCGCGGCACGCATGTGTGCCCGCACTGCCAGCCGCAGGTGTGA
- the aroH gene encoding chorismate mutase: protein MTYACRGIRGATTADANTREAILAATRELLDLLIAENDLHQEDITSAIFSTTADLNAEFPAVAARQLGWLDTALFCTHEMCVPGSLDHCIRVLIHWNTTRRADEIRHIYIRGARNLRPERSALLSREHRAGVPAEEQ, encoded by the coding sequence ATGACGTACGCCTGCCGGGGAATTCGTGGCGCCACCACCGCCGATGCCAACACGCGCGAGGCGATCCTCGCCGCGACGCGCGAGCTGCTCGATCTGCTGATCGCTGAGAACGATCTACACCAGGAAGATATCACCAGCGCGATCTTTAGCACCACGGCCGATCTCAACGCCGAGTTTCCGGCTGTGGCCGCTCGCCAGCTCGGCTGGCTCGACACAGCGCTATTCTGCACCCACGAGATGTGCGTGCCCGGTAGCCTCGATCACTGCATTCGTGTGCTGATTCATTGGAATACCACCCGCCGCGCCGACGAGATCCGGCATATCTACATCCGCGGCGCGCGCAACCTGCGCCCCGAGCGTAGTGCCCTGCTGAGCCGCGAGCACCGCGCGGGTGTGCCGGCGGAAGAGCAATAA